A stretch of Bacillus pseudomycoides DNA encodes these proteins:
- a CDS encoding DNA-directed RNA polymerase subunit alpha produces MIEIEKPKIETVELNEDAKYGKFVIEPLERGYGTTLGNSLRRILLSSLPGAAVTAIQIDGVLHEFSTVEGVVEDVTTIILNLKKLALKIYSEEEKTLEIDVQGEGIVTAADITHDSDVEILNPDLYIATLAKDAHFRVRLTAKRGRGYTPADANKSEDQPIGVIPIDSIYTPVSRVTYQVEKTRVGQVANYDKLTLDVWTDGSIGPKEAISLGAKILNEHLNIFVGLTDEAQNAEIMVEKEEDQKEKVLEMTIEELDLSVRSYNCLKRAGINTVQELANKTEEDMMKVRNLGRKSLEEVKHKLEELGLGLRKDD; encoded by the coding sequence ATGATTGAAATTGAAAAACCGAAAATCGAAACGGTTGAACTTAACGAAGATGCTAAGTATGGTAAATTCGTGATTGAACCGCTTGAGCGTGGATATGGTACTACTTTGGGTAACTCCTTACGTCGTATTCTTTTATCCTCACTCCCTGGTGCCGCTGTAACTGCCATCCAAATCGATGGCGTATTACACGAATTTTCAACGGTTGAGGGCGTAGTAGAAGACGTTACAACGATCATCTTAAACTTGAAAAAGTTAGCTCTTAAAATCTACTCTGAAGAAGAGAAGACGTTGGAAATCGATGTACAGGGCGAAGGTATTGTCACAGCTGCTGATATTACTCACGATAGTGATGTTGAAATCTTAAATCCAGATTTATACATTGCGACGTTAGCAAAAGATGCGCATTTCCGCGTGCGTTTAACTGCAAAGCGTGGCCGTGGGTATACGCCAGCTGATGCAAATAAAAGCGAAGATCAACCAATAGGAGTTATTCCTATTGATTCTATTTATACTCCAGTATCACGTGTGACTTACCAAGTGGAAAAGACACGTGTCGGACAAGTGGCAAATTATGATAAGCTTACGCTTGATGTATGGACGGATGGAAGCATCGGGCCAAAAGAAGCTATCTCTTTGGGTGCCAAAATCTTAAATGAGCATTTAAACATCTTCGTTGGTTTAACTGATGAAGCACAAAATGCTGAGATTATGGTCGAGAAGGAAGAAGATCAAAAAGAAAAAGTTCTAGAAATGACTATTGAAGAACTTGATCTTTCTGTTCGTTCTTATAATTGCTTAAAACGTGCAGGAATTAATACTGTACAAGAGCTTGCGAACAAAACAGAAGAAGATATGATGAAAGTTCGTAACTTAGGACGTAAATCTTTAGAAGAAGTTAAGCATAAGCTTGAGGAATTAGGTTTAGGCTTACGTAAAGACGACTGA
- the rplQ gene encoding 50S ribosomal protein L17, with protein MAYRKLGRTSAQRKAMLRDLATDLIINERIQTTETRAKELRSVVEKMITLGKRGDLHARRQAASFIRNEVANAETGQDALQKLFADVAPRYAERQGGYTRIAKIGPRRGDAAPMVIIELV; from the coding sequence ATGGCATACAGAAAATTAGGCCGTACAAGTGCGCAACGTAAAGCTATGTTACGTGACTTAGCTACTGATTTAATTATCAACGAGCGCATCCAAACGACAGAAACTCGTGCAAAAGAACTTCGTTCTGTAGTGGAAAAAATGATCACTTTAGGTAAACGCGGAGATCTTCATGCTCGCCGTCAAGCTGCATCTTTCATCCGCAATGAAGTTGCTAATGCTGAGACTGGTCAAGATGCACTTCAAAAATTATTCGCTGATGTAGCTCCACGCTATGCTGAGCGTCAAGGCGGATACACTCGTATTGCAAAAATTGGTCCACGTCGCGGAGACGCAGCACCAATGGTAATTATCGAGTTAGTATAA
- a CDS encoding KinB-signaling pathway activation protein, whose protein sequence is MNSRKWVRLFLTTLLLGGVSTILIGFILGWDKYAKFFQNFDGKEILMISFWLLGVGFIFSVISQMGFFAYLTVHRFGLGMFRSSSLWNAVQLFFIAFVLFDFVYLRSVLVANGDVSFGNNILVAGILFLFGVIVAYIKSKETNKKAFIPALFFMVVVTILEWVPALRINDTDWLYLMVIPLLLCNAYQLLILHRLIGQQRSKSVS, encoded by the coding sequence GTGAATAGCCGAAAATGGGTACGACTATTTTTAACGACGTTGCTGCTAGGGGGAGTTAGTACAATCCTTATTGGTTTTATTCTAGGATGGGACAAGTACGCTAAATTTTTTCAAAATTTCGACGGAAAAGAGATCTTAATGATTTCTTTTTGGTTACTTGGTGTTGGATTTATTTTTAGTGTAATTAGTCAAATGGGCTTTTTTGCGTATTTAACGGTTCATCGTTTTGGACTAGGGATGTTTCGGTCATCTTCTCTTTGGAACGCAGTTCAGCTCTTTTTCATTGCATTTGTACTGTTTGATTTTGTTTATTTAAGATCGGTACTCGTTGCAAATGGAGATGTTTCGTTTGGAAATAATATTCTTGTGGCTGGAATATTATTTTTATTTGGAGTGATTGTAGCCTATATAAAGAGCAAAGAGACGAATAAAAAAGCATTTATACCTGCTTTATTCTTTATGGTCGTTGTAACAATTCTCGAATGGGTACCGGCACTCCGGATTAATGACACCGATTGGTTATATTTAATGGTTATACCGCTTCTGTTGTGTAATGCATATCAGTTACTCATATTACATCGTTTAATAGGGCAACAAAGAAGTAAGTCCGTTAGTTAG
- a CDS encoding energy-coupling factor ABC transporter ATP-binding protein yields the protein MKKEKLRTQNISFQYPGATSYALKDVSFSLYEGEWISVIGQNGSGKSTLAKLLNGLFLPESGMIVVNDTMTLSEETVWDIRKQIGMVFQNPDNQFVGTTVQDDVVFGLENIGMSREQMVERLNQALQMVRMEEFLNEEPHSLSGGQKQRVAIAGVLALQPSILILDEATSMLDPQGRREVIETVRKLVDTKGITVLSITHDLEEAAQSDRVIILNQGEILEVGTPEQIFKSSHMLREIGLDVPFSVKIAELLKSNEIPLQNTHLTMESLVNELWRLHSKQ from the coding sequence TTGAAAAAAGAGAAACTTCGCACGCAAAATATATCATTTCAATACCCCGGGGCAACTTCTTATGCGCTAAAAGACGTATCATTCTCTTTATATGAGGGAGAATGGATTTCTGTAATTGGACAAAATGGTTCAGGAAAGTCTACACTTGCAAAATTATTAAATGGTTTATTTTTACCGGAATCAGGAATGATTGTTGTAAATGATACAATGACTTTATCTGAAGAAACGGTATGGGATATTCGAAAGCAAATAGGTATGGTATTTCAAAATCCGGATAATCAATTTGTTGGAACAACAGTGCAAGATGATGTTGTATTTGGTCTTGAGAATATCGGAATGTCTCGGGAACAGATGGTAGAACGACTGAATCAAGCGCTGCAGATGGTCCGAATGGAAGAGTTTCTTAATGAAGAGCCTCATTCGTTATCTGGTGGACAAAAGCAACGTGTTGCGATTGCGGGTGTGCTTGCTTTGCAACCATCTATTTTAATATTGGATGAAGCAACATCGATGTTAGATCCACAAGGACGACGTGAAGTAATTGAAACGGTTAGGAAGCTTGTGGATACAAAAGGTATTACCGTGTTATCGATTACGCACGACTTGGAAGAAGCTGCACAGTCAGACCGTGTTATCATTTTGAATCAGGGAGAAATATTAGAGGTAGGTACGCCAGAACAAATTTTCAAGTCCTCCCATATGCTTAGGGAAATCGGATTAGATGTACCATTCTCAGTAAAAATAGCAGAATTATTAAAAAGCAATGAAATTCCACTGCAAAATACGCATCTTACAATGGAAAGCTTGGTGAACGAACTTTGGAGATTACATTCCAAACAGTAG
- the rpsI gene encoding 30S ribosomal protein S9 — protein sequence MAQVQYYGTGRRKSSVARVRLVPGEGRVIINGRDFENYIPFAALREVVKQPLVATETLGNYDVLVNVNGGGYTGQAGAIRHGISRALLKADPEYRLTLKRAGLLTRDARMKERKKYGLKGARRAPQFSKR from the coding sequence TTGGCACAGGTACAATACTATGGTACTGGACGTCGTAAGAGTTCAGTAGCACGCGTGCGCCTAGTTCCAGGCGAAGGACGCGTTATCATTAACGGTCGTGATTTTGAAAATTATATCCCATTTGCTGCATTACGTGAAGTAGTGAAACAACCTCTAGTTGCAACAGAAACTTTAGGTAACTACGATGTACTTGTAAACGTAAATGGTGGTGGATACACTGGTCAAGCTGGTGCTATCCGTCACGGTATTTCTCGCGCTTTATTAAAAGCTGACCCAGAATACCGTCTAACATTAAAACGTGCAGGTCTATTAACTCGTGACGCACGTATGAAAGAGCGTAAAAAATACGGTCTTAAAGGCGCACGTCGTGCACCTCAGTTCTCAAAACGTTAA
- the rpmJ gene encoding 50S ribosomal protein L36 — translation MKVRPSVKPICEKCKVIRRRGKVMVICENPKHKQKQG, via the coding sequence ATGAAAGTAAGACCGTCAGTTAAACCAATCTGCGAAAAATGTAAAGTTATTCGTAGACGTGGAAAAGTAATGGTTATTTGTGAAAACCCTAAACATAAACAAAAACAAGGTTAA
- the gerD gene encoding spore germination lipoprotein GerD, with protein sequence MKRMLLILVSSLLFTTLTACAQGEEAKSELDYDQTKKMIVDILKTDQGKKAIQDVLTDEKMKQALILDETVVKKTIEDAMVSEKGQQLWEKLFKDPEFSAKFAKGIEKEQTTLMKTLLKDPEYQAGVIEIMKNPEVEKMMLQTMKSKEYRQYLQQVLTETAESPLFQTKMIDIISKGIEKAEKGGGAEKKEGGGEGESQDEKQEQK encoded by the coding sequence ATGAAACGGATGCTGCTCATTTTAGTTTCTTCACTTCTTTTCACTACACTTACCGCATGTGCACAAGGAGAAGAAGCGAAATCTGAATTAGATTACGATCAAACCAAAAAAATGATTGTCGATATTTTAAAAACTGATCAAGGAAAAAAAGCAATCCAAGATGTACTGACAGATGAGAAAATGAAACAAGCACTTATATTAGATGAAACTGTAGTCAAAAAAACCATTGAAGATGCAATGGTATCTGAAAAGGGGCAGCAACTTTGGGAAAAACTATTTAAGGATCCTGAGTTTTCAGCGAAATTCGCTAAAGGTATCGAAAAAGAACAAACAACCTTAATGAAGACTCTATTAAAAGACCCTGAATACCAAGCAGGCGTTATAGAAATTATGAAAAATCCCGAAGTGGAAAAAATGATGCTACAAACTATGAAAAGCAAAGAGTACCGCCAATATTTGCAACAAGTCTTAACAGAAACTGCCGAAAGCCCTCTCTTCCAAACTAAGATGATTGACATCATTAGTAAAGGTATTGAAAAAGCTGAAAAAGGTGGCGGAGCTGAGAAAAAAGAAGGTGGCGGCGAAGGCGAATCACAAGACGAAAAACAAGAACAAAAATAA
- a CDS encoding energy-coupling factor ABC transporter ATP-binding protein, with product MEITFQTVEHRYQYKTPFERRALYDVNVSFPSGGYYAIIGHTGSGKSTMIQHLNGLLQPTNGTVQIGEHLISSQKKEKKLKPLRKKVGVVFQFPEHQLFEETVEKDICFGPLNFGVPEEEARQKARDAIELVGLDPELLTRSPFELSGGQMRRVAIAGVLAMEPEVLVLDEPTAGLDPKGQQELMEMFYKLHKKQGLTVILVTHNMEDAAKYADQIVVMDKGTVFLQGTAEEVFLHADELEQIGVDLPMSLKYKRAIEEKFGISIPKATLSLEDLTHEVVQVLRRGGHKSCSS from the coding sequence TTGGAGATTACATTCCAAACAGTAGAGCATCGTTATCAATATAAAACTCCATTTGAAAGACGTGCGCTTTATGACGTAAACGTGTCGTTTCCAAGTGGGGGGTATTATGCCATTATCGGTCATACTGGTTCGGGCAAATCAACGATGATTCAACATTTAAATGGTTTATTGCAGCCGACAAATGGTACGGTCCAAATTGGGGAGCATTTGATTTCCTCACAAAAAAAAGAAAAGAAATTAAAGCCACTGCGAAAAAAAGTAGGGGTTGTCTTTCAATTTCCAGAGCATCAATTATTTGAAGAAACAGTTGAGAAAGATATTTGTTTTGGACCCTTAAATTTCGGAGTACCGGAAGAAGAGGCAAGGCAAAAGGCAAGGGATGCAATTGAGCTTGTAGGATTGGATCCAGAGCTATTAACGCGTTCTCCATTTGAGTTGAGTGGTGGACAGATGAGACGTGTTGCAATAGCAGGCGTACTTGCAATGGAACCTGAAGTTCTTGTATTAGACGAACCGACAGCAGGGCTTGATCCTAAGGGACAGCAAGAGCTTATGGAGATGTTTTATAAGCTTCATAAGAAGCAGGGTTTGACAGTAATCTTAGTTACCCATAATATGGAGGATGCTGCCAAGTATGCAGATCAAATTGTGGTTATGGATAAAGGAACGGTCTTTTTGCAAGGAACAGCAGAGGAAGTATTTTTACATGCAGATGAATTAGAACAAATCGGTGTAGATCTTCCAATGTCTTTAAAGTATAAACGTGCAATTGAAGAGAAGTTTGGTATTTCAATTCCAAAGGCTACCTTATCTTTAGAGGATCTTACTCATGAAGTTGTACAGGTGTTACGAAGAGGTGGTCATAAATCATGCAGCAGTTGA
- the rpsM gene encoding 30S ribosomal protein S13 — MARIAGVDIPRDKRVVISLTYVFGIGRTTAEKILAEAGVSEETRVRDLTEDELGRIRDIIDRIKVEGDLRREVSLNIKRLMEIGSYRGLRHRRGLPVRGQNSKNNARTRKGPRRTVANKKK; from the coding sequence ATGGCACGTATCGCAGGTGTAGATATTCCTCGTGACAAGCGCGTTGTTATTTCTTTAACTTACGTATTCGGCATTGGTCGCACAACTGCTGAAAAAATTCTTGCTGAAGCTGGTGTTTCTGAAGAAACACGAGTTCGTGATTTAACGGAAGACGAATTAGGACGTATCCGTGATATCATCGATCGTATTAAAGTTGAGGGAGACCTTCGTCGTGAAGTATCTCTTAACATTAAACGTCTAATGGAGATCGGTTCTTACCGTGGTCTTCGTCACCGTCGTGGTTTACCAGTTCGTGGTCAAAACTCTAAAAACAATGCTCGTACACGTAAAGGTCCACGTCGTACAGTAGCAAATAAAAAGAAATAA
- the cwlD gene encoding N-acetylmuramoyl-L-alanine amidase CwlD, whose amino-acid sequence MKRIRIISFMLAAVVLFFLVKQEFQITKSWRAWNLPLSGKVIVLDAGHGGPDGGAVGGKDIVEKDITLEIVKMVQDYLQEQGALVILTREGDYDLADKSTKSYSRRKAEDLKKRVEIINKPDVDFFASIHLNALPSSGSKGAQTFYYRSLIENERAAKFIQAELRTSLENTNRSAKIIPHVYLLKYAKTPGALIEAGFLSNVNERYMLNSEKYQQKVAAAIYRGILRYFTEKGNPPE is encoded by the coding sequence ATGAAGAGAATTCGAATTATCTCTTTTATGCTTGCTGCAGTTGTACTGTTTTTCTTGGTAAAACAAGAATTTCAAATTACAAAGTCGTGGCGGGCTTGGAATTTACCCTTATCAGGGAAAGTGATTGTATTAGATGCTGGGCATGGTGGACCGGATGGAGGAGCAGTTGGTGGTAAGGATATAGTAGAAAAAGATATTACGCTTGAAATTGTAAAAATGGTGCAAGATTATTTGCAGGAGCAAGGTGCATTAGTTATTTTAACGCGAGAGGGAGATTATGATTTAGCTGATAAAAGTACAAAGTCATATAGTAGACGTAAAGCAGAGGATTTAAAAAAGCGAGTAGAAATTATTAATAAGCCCGACGTGGACTTTTTTGCGAGCATCCATTTAAATGCCTTGCCGAGTAGTGGGTCAAAAGGGGCACAAACGTTTTACTATCGTTCTTTGATTGAAAATGAACGAGCGGCGAAGTTTATCCAAGCCGAATTACGGACGAGTTTAGAAAATACAAATCGTTCGGCTAAAATTATCCCTCACGTTTATTTGCTTAAGTATGCGAAAACACCGGGTGCTTTAATTGAAGCTGGATTTTTATCGAATGTGAATGAAAGATATATGCTGAATTCAGAGAAGTATCAGCAAAAGGTGGCAGCTGCAATATACCGCGGAATACTACGTTATTTTACGGAAAAAGGAAATCCTCCTGAATAA
- the truA gene encoding tRNA pseudouridine(38-40) synthase TruA, producing MERIKCTVAYDGINFCGYQIQPQHRTVQQEIEKALQKLHKGEIVRVQASGRTDSTVHARGQVIHFDTLLSLEEWQWINALNTMLPDDVVVLQVEKKTEDFHARYGVERKEYRYRVLLSKTADVFRRNYVYQYPYPLEIEFIQKAIPYFIGAHDFTSFCSAKTDKKDKVRTIYEIDLIEQDDELIFRFVGNGFLYNMVRIIVGTLLSVGQGKLDPDSIPEIFKKQDRRFAGKMVPGHGLYLWQVNYNN from the coding sequence ATGGAAAGAATAAAATGTACAGTTGCATATGATGGCATCAATTTTTGTGGTTATCAAATTCAACCACAGCATCGTACTGTGCAACAAGAAATAGAGAAAGCACTGCAAAAATTGCATAAAGGAGAGATTGTTCGTGTTCAAGCATCAGGGCGGACAGATTCTACTGTTCATGCAAGAGGACAAGTGATTCATTTTGATACATTATTATCCCTTGAAGAATGGCAATGGATCAATGCTTTAAATACGATGTTGCCAGATGATGTTGTGGTCCTGCAGGTAGAGAAAAAAACAGAAGATTTTCACGCACGATATGGTGTGGAAAGGAAAGAATATCGTTACCGGGTATTATTATCTAAAACAGCTGATGTATTCCGTAGAAATTATGTATATCAGTATCCATATCCATTAGAGATAGAATTTATTCAGAAGGCAATTCCTTATTTTATTGGAGCGCATGATTTTACTTCATTTTGTTCGGCAAAAACTGACAAAAAAGATAAAGTGCGAACAATTTATGAAATAGATTTAATTGAACAAGATGATGAATTAATTTTTCGTTTTGTAGGCAATGGATTTTTATATAATATGGTGCGAATTATTGTTGGTACGCTACTTAGCGTAGGACAAGGAAAGCTTGATCCTGACAGCATTCCAGAGATTTTTAAAAAACAAGATCGTCGTTTTGCTGGGAAGATGGTGCCAGGGCATGGACTTTATTTATGGCAGGTAAACTATAACAACTAA
- a CDS encoding DUF2521 family protein, which yields MNVIVSLQEKQKEKQLKYERKMLRELSLKTLRSNIRDAFDMKELHRQYEDYCIELGIESYLLGARYSKFGYYGESFFDVKYRALEEEQQLTETLFHFLTSMAVREIELKDEELLYESCAQFISSWWREGFEKGERRYRLKLH from the coding sequence ATGAATGTCATTGTTAGCTTACAAGAAAAACAAAAAGAAAAGCAGTTAAAATATGAACGGAAGATGCTTCGCGAATTATCATTAAAAACGCTAAGATCTAATATTCGTGATGCTTTCGACATGAAAGAGCTGCATAGGCAGTATGAGGATTATTGCATCGAACTTGGAATTGAATCGTACTTATTAGGAGCGAGGTATAGTAAATTTGGCTATTATGGAGAATCCTTCTTTGATGTAAAATATAGAGCTTTAGAAGAAGAGCAGCAACTAACGGAAACGTTATTTCACTTTTTAACGAGTATGGCGGTAAGAGAGATAGAATTAAAAGATGAGGAGTTGCTTTATGAATCCTGTGCGCAATTTATTAGTTCATGGTGGCGTGAGGGATTTGAAAAGGGTGAAAGAAGATATCGCTTAAAGCTGCATTAA
- a CDS encoding energy-coupling factor transporter transmembrane protein EcfT, with product MQQLIIGRYIPGRSLIHQLDPRTKLLIVFLYVFVVFLANNAISYGFLFLYALIALFFAKVPIRYVLSGLKPILWIFLFTFFLHIFTNKEGDVLFQLGWFSIHEKGLEQGIYISIRFFVIILMTTLLTLTTTPIEITDGMETLLKPLKRIKVPVHEIALMMSISLRFIPTLMDETSKIMKAQASRGIDFAGGPIKDRLKAVISLLVPLFISAFKRAEDLAIAMEARGYQSGEGRTKFRQLRWKTSDTLTIVSLLCLACILAWVRS from the coding sequence ATGCAGCAGTTGATTATTGGGAGATATATTCCAGGTAGGTCGCTCATTCATCAACTTGATCCACGTACAAAGCTGTTGATTGTCTTTTTATATGTATTTGTTGTCTTTTTAGCAAATAATGCGATTTCATATGGATTTTTATTTTTATATGCACTCATTGCTTTATTTTTTGCAAAAGTGCCGATTCGTTATGTACTTTCGGGCTTAAAACCAATCTTATGGATTTTTCTTTTCACATTTTTTCTGCATATTTTTACAAATAAAGAAGGGGATGTACTATTCCAGCTTGGTTGGTTTTCAATACATGAAAAAGGATTAGAGCAAGGGATATATATTTCTATACGCTTCTTTGTCATTATTTTAATGACGACATTATTAACGTTAACAACAACACCAATTGAAATTACTGATGGTATGGAAACGTTATTAAAGCCGTTAAAGCGTATAAAGGTTCCTGTACATGAAATCGCATTAATGATGTCTATTTCTCTTCGTTTTATCCCAACATTAATGGATGAGACGAGTAAAATTATGAAAGCACAAGCATCTCGTGGTATTGATTTTGCTGGTGGACCGATAAAGGATCGACTGAAAGCAGTTATTTCTTTACTCGTCCCTCTTTTTATTAGTGCTTTTAAGCGTGCTGAAGACTTAGCAATTGCAATGGAAGCACGTGGATATCAAAGCGGTGAAGGACGTACTAAATTTAGGCAGCTACGCTGGAAAACAAGTGATACGTTAACAATAGTGAGTTTACTTTGTTTAGCGTGTATTTTAGCATGGGTGCGATCGTAA
- the rpsK gene encoding 30S ribosomal protein S11, with product MARKTNTRKKRVKKNIEAGVAHIRSTFNNTIVTLTDTHGNALSWSSAGALGFRGSRKSTPFAAQMAAETAAKVAMEHGLKTLEVTVKGPGAGREAAIRALQAAGLEVTAIRDVTPVPHNGCRPPKRRRV from the coding sequence ATGGCACGTAAAACAAACACTCGTAAAAAACGTGTGAAAAAGAATATTGAAGCTGGTGTAGCTCATATTCGTTCTACTTTCAACAACACAATCGTAACACTTACAGACACTCACGGTAACGCGCTTTCTTGGTCTAGTGCTGGTGCACTTGGTTTCCGTGGATCTCGTAAATCTACTCCATTCGCTGCACAAATGGCTGCTGAAACTGCTGCTAAAGTTGCAATGGAGCACGGTTTAAAAACTTTAGAGGTTACTGTAAAAGGTCCTGGTGCTGGTCGTGAAGCTGCAATTCGTGCTCTTCAAGCTGCAGGTCTAGAAGTAACAGCAATCAGAGATGTTACTCCAGTTCCTCATAATGGATGTCGTCCGCCAAAACGTCGTCGTGTTTAA
- the rplM gene encoding 50S ribosomal protein L13, with translation MRTTFMAKANEVERKWYVVDAEGQTLGRLASEVASILRGKNKPTFTPHVDTGDHVIIINAEKIHLTGNKLNDKIYYRHTNHPGGLKQRTALEMRTNYPVQMLELAIKGMLPKGRLGRQVSKKLNVYAGAEHPHQAQKPEVYELRG, from the coding sequence ATGCGTACGACTTTTATGGCAAAAGCTAACGAAGTTGAGCGTAAATGGTATGTGGTTGACGCTGAAGGTCAAACTTTAGGTCGCCTTGCTAGTGAAGTAGCATCCATTTTACGTGGTAAAAACAAACCAACATTTACACCACACGTTGACACGGGTGATCATGTAATTATTATTAACGCTGAGAAAATTCATTTAACAGGTAATAAATTAAACGATAAAATTTACTACCGTCACACTAACCACCCAGGTGGTCTTAAACAAAGAACAGCTCTAGAAATGCGTACAAACTACCCTGTACAAATGTTAGAGCTTGCAATTAAAGGCATGCTTCCAAAAGGACGTTTAGGACGTCAAGTGTCTAAAAAATTAAATGTGTATGCTGGAGCAGAGCATCCACACCAAGCACAAAAACCAGAAGTTTACGAACTTCGCGGATAA
- a CDS encoding Mrp/NBP35 family ATP-binding protein: MVTKEQVVKALEGITDPFLHKTLKETNAIKEVTVKPEKEHVSVKIAIVKTGTAEQMQLQSTIVKLVKELGAATVGLRFAEFTEDELAQFAPPREEQADQSLLSPNSKTTFLAVASGKGGVGKSTVSVNLAISLARLGKKVGIIDADIYGFSVPDMMGIEKRPIVRGDKIIPVERLGVKVISMGFFVEDNAPVIWRGPMLGKMLNHFFTEVEWGDLDYLVLDLPPGTGDVALDVHSMLPSCKEIIVTTPHPTAAFVAARAGAMALRTEHSILGVVENMAYFESKATGEKEYVFGKGGGDKLAAELQTDVLGRIPLQQPDWNKEDFAPSVYEDTHKTGVIYRTIAEQVIDRTAVKQK; encoded by the coding sequence ATGGTAACGAAAGAGCAAGTAGTGAAAGCGCTCGAAGGGATTACTGATCCATTTCTACATAAAACATTAAAAGAAACAAATGCAATTAAAGAGGTCACTGTAAAGCCTGAGAAAGAGCACGTCAGTGTTAAAATTGCAATTGTAAAAACAGGGACTGCTGAACAAATGCAATTGCAGTCGACTATTGTGAAGCTTGTGAAAGAACTTGGAGCGGCAACGGTTGGTTTGCGTTTTGCTGAATTTACAGAGGACGAGCTAGCGCAATTTGCACCGCCTAGGGAAGAGCAAGCAGATCAATCTTTATTATCACCGAATTCTAAAACAACATTTTTAGCAGTTGCAAGTGGAAAAGGTGGGGTTGGTAAATCCACTGTTTCTGTAAACCTTGCGATTTCATTAGCTCGTCTAGGAAAGAAAGTTGGTATTATTGACGCTGATATATATGGTTTTAGTGTGCCTGATATGATGGGAATCGAAAAACGTCCAATTGTAAGGGGCGATAAAATTATTCCTGTAGAGCGTTTAGGGGTAAAAGTAATTTCCATGGGCTTCTTTGTAGAAGACAATGCTCCGGTTATTTGGAGAGGGCCAATGCTTGGTAAAATGTTAAATCACTTTTTCACAGAGGTAGAATGGGGTGATCTAGACTATTTAGTCTTAGATTTGCCACCAGGTACAGGAGATGTAGCTTTAGATGTTCATTCAATGCTGCCATCATGTAAAGAAATTATTGTAACAACACCTCATCCAACAGCGGCATTTGTAGCAGCTCGTGCAGGTGCTATGGCACTTCGGACTGAACATAGTATTCTTGGGGTTGTTGAAAATATGGCTTACTTCGAAAGTAAAGCAACTGGTGAGAAAGAGTATGTGTTTGGAAAAGGCGGAGGAGATAAATTAGCCGCAGAATTACAAACAGATGTATTAGGCCGAATTCCACTTCAGCAACCAGATTGGAATAAAGAGGATTTTGCACCATCGGTATACGAGGATACACATAAAACAGGTGTCATCTATCGGACGATAGCTGAGCAAGTTATTGATAGAACAGCAGTTAAACAAAAATAA